The genomic window GCCGCAgctggcagggtgcggtggtgGTAATGGGAGGTGCAGTGCTGGTTCTGTCTCTGGGGGCTTTAGGTATATGGCTTCTGGGGCCGCACCTGCTACTGTATCTGTCTGTAACCTGGCTCACTCCCAGGTGAGAGTGCGCCTTCGGGCCAGCTCTTCTCCAAAAGGCGAAGACAACCACTGAAGTAAGTCCACAGCCATCCTACAGGTGGGATGCCTGGCCTCAGGGCTCAGGGGGTTCCCTGGGCCCTAGGAGTGAAATTTGCCTACTCTCATCCTCCCTACAGGCTAAGCCCCTGCATTCACACTCAAGGTCTCCCCCTCAGATGTGCACTTGGGTCATAGTCCCCCAGGCTCCCcactcttctctcctttccctcttgtttgtgtgccactgtgctctaTGTACTGCCCCAGGAAACAGTGGACACACACgcattttcctctccttttaaCCCTGGCAGCCTGCCTGGACCTCATAGTGGCAGTTTCCAGCCTCCTGAGGAGAGTCCCAAGTCTGCTCATGATGTGGTGAGGGTTACTGTGTAAGGCCCACACCAGTGGCCCATGACCAGCTCTGGCCATGAGGACTCTAGGTATTCGGATAAGGGAGCGAGACCTCTTTGAAGCAGAACATCTTTAGCAAACCCTTCCGTGTTCCCTGTCATCAGCTCATGGCATCATCTGCTCACCGCTGAACAAAGGTAGGAGAATGGGCCTGGGCTGTTTGCCCAAGGCCACAAGCAAGTTAACCTGTTCCCTGGAAGGAGACCGTCCCCCTGGAGGGATGACAGTCGCCATGGGATCCCCAAGGGGCGGGGGTTAGGGAGCAGCCCTGGAGATGATCTCGCACCTCCTGCTGGCGTCACCAAGCCTGCGGAGAGGAAGCAGCTGTCACTTGGAAGATGAGAAATTGGAGTCTGAGGGAGGCTGGCTTCTCTAGCCCTATAAGAGGGCAGGCACCTTTCGAAGCAAAGACCAGAAGAGATGGAGCTGGACAGAGCTGTGGGGGTCCTGGGCTCTGCCACCCTGCTGCTTACTTTCCTGGGCATGGCCTGGGCTCTCCAGGCGGCAGACACCTGTCCAGGTAAGGgcactccagggcctcctcttgGAAACTTCTCATCTCTGAAAGCTGGCAGCTTCGTGACTGGTGGCTTCCTGGCTTCTAGGCCTTGCACCAGGCCGTGTGGAGCCTTGTCTAGCAAGACAGCAGCTCTGCACGCCTCATCTTATGCGAACAAACGCAGAGGCCCTGAATGGATGTGGCATCTCAGAGACGGAGCTTCCTCTGCTTGCCCTCCCGTAATGGAAACCGAGGCAGGTTTCCAGCCTCCCTGGGCCACATGTCCCCCTCTAAGTGTAAAAAGCGTAGTCATGGTGTTGTGTGGAAAGGTGAGGCTTGTGGCGCCAGCTGGGTAGACACCAGTCAGATATTCTGCCATGATTGCCAACACAGACAGACAGGGTGTCCAGCAGGGACGAGCACCCGGGGAGACAGGGTGTCAGGCGGGGATGAGCACCCGGGGAGACAGGGTGTCAGGTGGGGATGAGCACCCGGGGAGACAGGGTGTCAGGCGGGGATGAGCACCCCGCACTGTGGGACCTTTCCATCCAGGACCTGCTGGGCTCTGGAGATGGCGGTTCCCATGGTGTCCCTGATGTGGCACAATAAGGGTGGCATTGTCCCTGTGAGTTCTGGCCCTCCTTCGGGGTACCCAAGGGGACACTCGGGTGCCAAACCATGGGCTCCAGTGCATGGGAGGGCAGGTTGAAAATGCAGGTTCTGGAGTCAGGTCCTGACTCCGTCCACCTGGGGCTGGGATGGAGGGTCAGGACTTTGTGATGCTCTCGATGCTTGCAGAGATTCGTGTCAGGATTTCTGGAATGCATGTGAGACACAGAGCTCTGGGGTGTACTGTGGCTAGCATCACATTCAAGGAGCAATGCATGGCATGAAGTGTGATACAGGCCAGGAACAGCAGGGATTCGCTTGAAAACTCGTAGTGGCTCGTGGAGTGGTGGGGTTAGGGTggcattattttcttccttaaacaCTTCTAGAGTTTCTAAATGATCAAATAATAGCACGTGTTATTTTCGTAACACACTCACTTGAATTTGAGTTAtctaattaaaaacaacaaagctgcATTCCAGCTCTAGTTTTGCACCAGCTTGTTCTGTGTCCTTGAAGGACGCCTCCCTCTGTGGAGGAACGAGGTGGACCCACAGGAGCCCATCCCCTCTCAGATCTGCTCCAAGATTAGACGTGGGAGTCGCAATGGTAGCCTCTCTCCCTGTGTCCTTCTCACCCGATATTGATTACAATGACATGATAGATGAGAACAGACGAGATTAGGATGCTATCCTAAATGGTAGGAGCTGAAATGAACCTGCACCCCTCGGTAGGTAAGGGaacagaggctcagaggggtTAAGGGACTTGTTTCAGGACACACAGTACTGAGGAAGTAAGGTTTGCCTGCGGGCAGGGTAGCCTCCAAGGCCAGGGTTCTGCCCCAAATCACCTTTCTGCCTGACCAGTGCCCAAGAGGTGAGGACAGACCAAGTGCCCACCAGGGCAGGAAAACCTCCCTTCCAGGTGACCCTCCAGCTGAGGGAGGTGGCTGTGGCTATAGCCATCTGCCCAGTCCTGATGTCAccaaggtggcaggtgcctttcaGTTGAGTGGTGTATCTATGGCTCAGTGGAGTCTTCAGGCCCAGGTGACACTGAGTGGCCACCTGTATTTTTCTGCAGAAGTGAAGATGGTGGGCCTGGAGGGCTCTGACAAGCTCACCATTCTCCGAGGCTGCCCGGGGCTGCCTGGGGCCCCTGGGCCCAAGGGAGAGGCAGGCACCAATGGAAAGAGAGGTAAGTGCAGGCATGGCGGGGGGCACTGGCTCTTGCTCTTTTTGAAACTAGATGCTGAGTTGGGCAACACCCCCACCGTGGTTCCTAGATCGAGAGCTGGGTCAGGCCCCTGCAAGAGCCAGGAACAGAACTGACTCCCAGGGCCCAACAGGGTTCTGACATGGAGGGAGCGTCTTTCTTAGCTATTTCAGGAGCTCACAATTGGACATGCTTCTGTAGCTCCGTCTCGTAGTCCTTGATCCGATACCAGCTTTGCTCGGCCGCTGGCATGACTTCTAAGCTCTATGTCCCTCCACCTTCCCACCTCAACATGGAGGGCATGACACTCTTTTCCACCTgtctcagatgaggaaactgagcctcaaAGAGTCCAGGGATTTCCCTCTGTTCTCACACTTGGAAGGAAAAGAGCCGAGATTCTACCCATGGTCTCTGGATTTCCAGCTCCCGGCCCCTGAGTGAACAGGAGAGCCCTGTGAGGCCTGGATCCTGGGTCTAGAACCTTCTGGTGCAGGATGGGCAAGCCAGGACGGGGCCACAGTCACATCGTAGCACGAGCAGGGTCATGGCCATGATTGGAAATGACAGCCGCCAGCTCCAGGGTGGGCCCTTTGATCCTGGGCTGGGCAGTTTTGCTCAAGTCAGTGTCTTTGGAAATTGCAGGAGAACGCGGCCCCCCTGGACCTCCTGGGAAGGCAGGACCACCTGGGTCCAACGGTAAGGAGGGGACAAGAGTGAGGAGCGGCTTCAAGGCCCTTCCAGATCTGGCTGCAGAGGAATGCGGGCGGGTCTTCTGGGGCTGCCACGATGTCCTCGCCAGAGCTGACGCCTGCCCAGGCAGGGCTCTCGGGGCTCAGTCCAGGGCAGGGGTCTCAGTGTGCGGGAAGGGTTCTCAATGTGTGTGTGGGTTCTCAGCTTGGGGGAGTGGGGTTATCAGTGTGGGAGCTGGTTCTCAATGTGTGTAGGGGGTCTCAGTTTGGGGAAGTGGGGTAATCAGTGTGGGGGCAGGGTTCTCAATGTCTGAGGAGGGGTTCTTGGTGGTGTAGGGAGAGGTTCTtggggtgtgtgttgggggagtggTTCCCGGTGGGCAGGCTGTGGGGAGGTGTTAtcagcagggagggaggagctgTCAATATGGGGGAGAGATTCTGGGATGGGGGAGAGGTTCTGATTATTCGGGGAGGGACTTTTAGTGTGGGGAGGGGTTCTTAGTGGGGGGGCTGTCTGTATGGGGGAAGAGGTTCTCAGATAGGGGAAGGTTTTCAATGCAGGAGCATCTGCCCTGTGGGTGGGCCTGAGGCCAAATCCTGTCCCTCTAATGTGGAAGTGGTCTTGAGATGGTGGGGTGGGATTGTCTGCTCACCTCTCTAAGCCCCACTCAGTCCTGGCATCTGTCCCCTGAGCATGAGGCCCTGTCTTGTCCCCTCCCCCGACTCTGCTTGAAAACCAGGATCAGCCCTGGATGGCTTGGAGAACCATGCCAACAAGTTCCAAACACATAATTAGTGGAAATTCTCTGctttaaaacaaagaattttctgatatattttcttGAGGAATATTTTGAAGAATCGGAGAAATATGCAGTAGGAAATTGAAGCTCCCTTTACTCACTCACCTTTACCCACAGACCTACTCAGAATAAGACCACCCTACACTCACCAAACCCCAGGCTCAGTCATGGGTTGTGTCTAAACATGAAATATGCAGGTTTGGTGCCCAAACCCCAAACAACACTCCCCACATCATATTACCGTGTCCACCAAGATGGGCTGTTTGCAGGCCTTGGGGCCTCAGGAGAACCCTGAAGATCCAGGCTTCCTCTAGTTGGCATGTGGAGGCCTCAGCAGTCTCTGGGATGGTGGCCTCTGCTTCCCCAGGAACCTCTGAAAGGGGTGCATGTGGTGGAGAGGCCAGTGTAGGCATCCCTCGAGGGAAAGAAAAATTTGGCCAACAGAACCAGGGTCAGGGACTCCTTGACTGGACCCATAACATCACCTCCTGGGGAGGCCCAGAAAATGGTCTCCACTTTCTACACGGTGTCCGCGGACCAGTGGTGGCTGAAGGGCTCTGATTTCCAAACTGTGACATGTGTGTCCTCTCTCATCCATGAACAGGAGCACCTGGGGAGCCCCAGCCATGCCTGACAGGTGACTGACCACCCCCACACTCCTCCCACAGCTTGTGGCTGCCCTTGGCTGGAAGTCCAGGGTTATATGATGCCATTGCCAGAATGAAGTGACaaatatgaacagaaaaaaatggttgCTTGCCCGTTTCCTTGTCCCCTAATTATTCAAGGAAGGACAAATATTGTCCAGACAACTTACATACACTCCATGGCAATTTTCTTCTACCTTCTAATCTACCCCAGAAGGCCGGGTGCCCAGGAGCTGAAGGTGGGGGTGACActgggaggtgggagggtcgGGCCGACTGGCTGTGGCCATCACAGCTGCGTGGCCCTGGGGGCCGTGCCCTGTCCAGGCctcagagtcctgctctgttcaTACAGACGCCTATGGCCCTGCTCCTCCCTCCGGGGCCTCCCTcccgctgcccctgccctgcccagggcTCCTGTCCTGCAGCCATTCCCCGGGTTCCCTTTCCAGGCCCACGCACCTGCAAGGACCTGCTAGACCGAGGGCACTTCCTGAGCGGCTGGCACACCATCTACCTGCCCGACTGCCAGCCCCTGACGGTGCTCTGTGACATGGACACGGACGGAGGGGGCTGGACTGTGAGTGTGGGGCTGGGCAGAGGTGGTCAGCCTAGGAGTCCCAGAGGCCATGCTGCACACCTGGCAGGAGAACACACTCTGGAATTCTCTATTCCCCTGGTCGGGGACAGTCAGAGATGATGGGGGAGGTGACCGGTGGGTAAAAGTCCAGGCCGTTGGGGGAGGCTGGGAGAGGCCGGGTGCTCTCCTGCTGTGTGGCTTGGGGCTTGTTGCCTCCCCTCTCTGAGCCCCCATTTCCTCCTTCATCCTGTGGAGTCTGTGAGCAAAACAGGTGGGCGTGCTGGTGACCCCAGCCTGTGATGCTCTGCCAACTACAAATGCTGCTTCTCTGGAGGGCGGGTCCCCCGTGCTGTGGGACGTCGGCCTGGCCCCCTGGCTCCTGTCCCCTGCCTCCTCCACAGGTTTTCCAGCGGAGGGTGGATGGCTCCGTGGACTTCTACCGGGACTGGGCCGCGTACAAGCAGGGCTTCGGCAGTCGGCTGGGGGAGTTCTGGCTGGGGAATGACAACATCCACACCCTGACAGCCCGGGGTAGGGCCACTGCTGGggcttgggggtcaggggcccTGAATGGGGGTGCCCCTGCCCCTTGGGCCTGGGCTGCCTGGAACACAAGAGCCTCTTGGCCCACAGGGGATTGGGCCCTGAGCACACTCAGGGTGGCACTGGGACCTCCGAGGGCTGCGTCCCCTGCCACAGGCTCTGACAGCATCGGGACGGGAGAGGGTTAGAGCTCTGGGCTGAAGGCCTCTTCAGGTCTTGGCCCCACTGGCATCTCCAGGTCCTGAGAGTGGGAAGGAGGGACAGAGTGGCCCTATAGTGGATTTTGGGCCCAACCCCAACTCTACCTCTAATCCGCTAGGATTTGGGAGTcaagagtcttgccctgttgctcgGCACACCCTGCCAGGTCAGAGCTACACAGGCCCCGGGGATGCTGCAGTGctctctgccctctgcctccATGGAGTCCAGACCTCCTTCCAGGCCCTGCCCCAGATCCCCAGCTCCCATGTCTAAAGGTAGAGGGCCCTTCTGCTGGGACCCTGAAACCTTTCTCTGACAGGAACCAGCGAGCTCCGTGTAGACCTGGTGGACTTTGAGGACAACCACCAGTTTGCTAAGTACAGATCATTCAAGGTGGCCGACGAGGCGGAGAAGTACAGTCTGGTCCTGGGGGCCTTTCTGGAGGGCAGTGCGGGTGAGTGTCTGCTTGGGCTGTGTGGCTTCTGAGGGGGGTTTGGGAAGTGGAGAGAGTGTGCTCAGTGTCCTGGCAGCCTTGTGGAAGAGgcctcacctctctgagccaaTTCGTTCATCTCTACATGCAGACACTAACATCTGTGCTCTGTGTAGCATGGGGGTCGTGGGACACATCAGTGTATGACTGCAGAAACCCCAGCAAGGACATCTGGTAGGAAGGAAGTCTCTGCACAGCAGGGACCTATGCACAGTGACAGTAGCTGATATCTCTGTGGGGCGTGGCTGGAAGGGGTCTGCCATGGTGGAATCCAGAGTAGAGAATGATGATCTTGACCCCTGCCTCCTGTTCTTCTGTGAAATAAACGTAGTATACATTAGGCGGCACGGCTAGATCTAAAGACAATTTGCCAAGACCACTGCCAACAGCAGGGCAGTATTCGCTGGAGTCATGGATTGCACTTCTTGGattgtgcagtgcacaacctgcCTAACCATACATGGAGGACACACCAGGCCGGGCCTCAGGTATAAAGACTTATACTGCCTGTAATGATGTTACTGCCTGTAACAATGCTCACATTTCCTCCTGCACAGGTGATTCCCTGACGTCCCACAACAACCAGTCCTTCTCCACCAAAGACCAGGACAATGACCGTAACACTGGAAATTGTGCTGTGATGTATCAGGGAGCTTGGTGGTACAAAAACTGCCATGTGTCAAACCTGAATGGTCGCTACCTCAGGGGGACTCATGGCAGCTTTGCAAATGGCATCAACTGGAAGTCGGGGAAAGGATACAATTATAGCTACAAGGTGTCAGAGATGAAGGTGCGACCTGCCTAGCCCAGGCCAGCCTCAGGGTCAGGACGCCTCCACACATAGTTGGCGGGGGGGTAGGGTTGGGAGCTTGGCCCTACGGTTTGTAAAAGAAACACATGTCGTGATTCTAAATTGGGTTtgtcttgctgtgcagaagaggTTCAAATCCAGCTCTGTTTCCACAATCAACCCTTCCAGATTTGTGACATTAACTCACCTCAAACCTCTGTCTTTCCTTGACAATGAGTAAGAATGTGTTTCTGACCATGCCAGCAGGAACCTTCCTTAAGAACAAATACAAGACTCTGATGCTGTGATGGGCTCAGATTGCAGCCCTGTTCAGGTCCCTGGGCAGGCTAAACGCTTTCCTGGGGCTTGACCATCTGGGCTTCTCTGTGAGCTGGATGGCAGGGAAGTGAGAAGGCGCATGGGAGAGGAAGTTTCTCCTGCACTCAGAGATGCCGTTGCCTGTCCAAGGCCCCCAGTCTTCTAGCCGCAGCTCTGCCCCCTCACCCCCGTCACCCAGGCTTCCTGCCACCTGCTGTCCTGGGTATTCGTGGGGTCTGCTCACTACTTCCTCACAAGCCGAAGCAAGAGTGGCAGTGTGCCTGTGACTCCCTCATCAAAACGGAGAGAGTGGTTACATGAGGCAGGTGCGAGGGACCCGAGCACTCCTGGGGAGGGAAGAACCCTCCTTTTGGCCACGAGTGTCCATCCTAAAGCTGCCCTGCAGCCAAGCCCAGTGCAGATTGAATCAGAAAGCCAAAGCCCCTTCCACCCGCTTCTCTCAGGCAAGCTGCCTGCAAGAGGGCAAAGTGTATTAGCGCGGGAGCTTGTGTCTGCTGAGGATGGCACCTGGCCCTCTCCTCCCACCATCTCCCTGTCCTCCTGAGGTCCCGTCCCCTGTCCCTGGTCCCCGGCCAGCTCAGCCTGACAAGGCTTTTAGAGGCTCCGCACCCCAGTATCGGCCAGTGCTGACCCTTGTACAGCTGTTTGGGTCCCTGATCACTCTCATAACAGCCCTGCCCTTGTCCTATACCCTCTACTCAGAGAGGATCCAGAAGGGTCCAAGGAGGCCGTGATCCCTCCCTGAGCTTTTTCATGCGGGCCCCCTCCTTCCCCTACAAGGGTCCGTCCTGGGTCTTAGCTGGTCTAAGTCCCACACAAGTCATGGAGAGGGCTGTGTGTCTGGGACTTCTCGGGGGAGAGTGCACTGTTTCCTCTGAGTTCCTGGAGGGGGTGCGTCATGAAGATCAGGACACAGCCATCTCCGCCTTCCCTCCTCACTCTGGGTCCGAGGCCTAGGATGAGCCAGGACAGGAGGAAGCAGGGATGGCCCTGGGCGtggcctttccttccttcctgggcccggcccttccttccttcctgggcCCGCAGGAGGGGGCCACACCACCCACCCAGGGGGCTGACCCGTCCTCAGGACAGAAACTAGCAAGCTGTCAAACCTGAGGGTTTATAACTAAATGACGGGGTGCTGCCCCAGGAAATTACACCCAGACATCTCTTTTCTCATAGACCTGGGTCCCTAGCTTTTAGACAGGATGACAAATCACTGACAGGTGCTGACTTTACATGCACTGTGGCCTCACACTTCAGCCATTCACTGCCAGGCAGTCTTCTAGGGCAGCAAAGAGCTCAGCCACACAACCCGGGCCACAGCCAGGATGAGGCCTGGTGTCAGAACTCCCCTCAGCGCCATTCACCCCCCATTCTGGGCATTTCAATCTCCAACAGGAGacttaaatgaagaaaacacacacctcacacagctgTAAACGGAGGAACTGGGAATTTCTCCCAAATCTTGACCCTTGAGTTCTAGAAATGGGGTCCTCCCTGGAATGTATGATGGCATTATTctggaaggcaaaaataaagctatttaatatagaaatatttttagccTGACAagccaaagattttttaaaatattgtttttttaaattttcttaattgaGAAATGAGCTAAAAAGTaactttttctaaatatttaatatagcTTTGCTATACTTTATAAATACTCTTAAGCTTTGGGGGGGTTTGTTGGAATAAGAAAAAGTACTTATAAAAGTGCAGTCAGTATGTCAGGAGGCTTGCGTAATTAACACAGCACAGGGAGGTCATGGAGGCTTGTGTAATTAACCTAGTATAACATAAATGTATTTGCATGACATGTGCATTgtatgtgcatacatgtgtgtgtttgcacctGCGGGGCCTCCGGGAGGTGTAACTGAGGCAGGCATCGGAAGGGCTCTGTAGGAGCAGCTGGTACTGGGTGGGCACCTGGGAGCTGcaggtgcctgcttctcccatCCCCTGAAAGACTTGGCTCTTCAGGCCACCAGTGCTGCCTCAGGGCGTCTGGCTCCTTCCAGAGCAGGGGGCTGAGCCAGGTTGGAGCCTGGGCCAAACAGGGCTGGGCTGTCCCTGTCCCTCTGCTGGGGAccgctgcctcccttcctgcTCTTCAGAGGTCTCAGGCCTCTGCTGTCGGGAGAGCTGGAAGAAGGGGCAGCAGCTGGCAGGGGGCTTGTGCCCACTAGACCCTAGATTCTTAACTATAACTGTGGtttctgtggccaggctgggggTGACAGAGGCATTCAAGccagactccatcttgaataggggctgggtgaaatgaggctgagacctactgtgCTGCagtcccaggaggttaggcattcttagtcataGGAGGTTGGCAGGACGGGTATCACAAAATACAGGTCAGGATGCGGTAAAGAAGACggccaaatcccaccaaaaccaagacggTGACAAAAGTGActtctggtcgtcctcactgctcactatatgctaattataatgcgtTAGCATGTTGAAAGACACTCCCACGACAGTTTACAAACACCATGGCAACTTCCGGAACTTACCGTGTATGGTCTAAAAAATGGAGGGACCCTCAGTTCCCTGCCCCTTTCTTAGAAAACTCATGAAAGATCCACCGCTTGTTTAGTATGTAATCaagaaataagtataaaaatagCCAGTTAGCAGTCCTCAAAGCttctctgcctatggagtagccattcttttgtttctttacttctctaataaacttgcttttactttatgAACTCGCCCCAAATGCTTTCTTGTGagaggtccaagaaccctctcttggggtctggataaAGATGCTTATTTTCCCCAAAGCTGTGAAGCCTTGCTTTGGCTGGAGTAACTGACATTGAAACCGCCACtgtaaaattatgactgagacaatgaaagagatctgacttaaccaactccatcttgcttctaacctccaagctgtgcTTGTTCATTCCTAGGCAAAGGCTGAACTAACTTAGGGAGGAACTTagcttatagtttaaaacaaagatgataatagccctttcccaaaacctCCTTCTTGCGTGAGGACTAGACTGcttttgtaggactaacaaattagccacaagattagaaattatggtttaggagtcatgcagctgaagGCTACACGATTCTGACCCTCTCTCAACTGCTCCTGAAGTCAGTACTCgggatattttgcagaccctgcacttgacggatcagctggcaccacccaggccaataaactggctcatctgatcttgtggcccccacctaggaactgactcagtgcaagaagacagctCTGACTCCCTGTGATTTGATCTCTGACCAATCAGTACGTCCAGCTCATTGGCTTCCCCCCaaccctgaccaatcagcacttcTGGCTCATTGGCTTACCCCCCAACCCACccagttgtccttaaaaactctgatccctgaatgctCGGGTAGACTGATTTGGTAATAATGAAACTCTAGTCCAGTATCCTGCACGGCGGCTCTGCGTGAAGtactctttctctgttgcaattcccccgtcttgataaattggctctgtctggGCAGCAGGCAAGCTGAACCCATTGGGTGGTTGCAACAACAAGAAGGCCCCGTCCTTAGGATGAGAAAGGAGCCCGCCCTGCAGGGCTGGAACCCCATGTATCGGGAAGGTGAAGCAGTGTACCCAGAAATCTCCTCTGCAGGAGAGAGCGCCATTTAACAAATCTAGGCCCAGGGCAGTCCTCTACCTCTGAGGACTCTCTCCATGAAGGTGTGATGCTCTCTGGGAATGGGAGCACAACTTGACCCTTCCCTGGGATCCTCATTCTCCACGCTGCCCCTGCTACACCTTTTCCAGACCTCATTCTCACTCGCCTTCACCTCTCCAGAATCTGATGTGCTTTCTGATTTTGTCTTCCctgtgctctgcctcccgagcagTAGCGGGTGCTCTGTGGAACCCTAGGACCCTTCCATCCTGCCCTTGGGCTCTCAGCCCTCGGGCGATGGATTTGCTGCAGCCTGATCCCCACCCCCTCTTCCTGTCCAGTCTTCAGGAGGAACTGACCAAGCATGGGGCTCTGTGAGGCCTCCTGGCTTTGGTGTCAGTGGCCCTGCCTGGGGTCCTTTGGTCCCTGGTCCTGTTCAGCTGCCTGTACGTGTTTATGGAGACATTAGCCATGTGGCACTATGTGTGGCTTGTGCTCCCAGGCAGGGTCTCAGAGTAGAACTTGCCTCCTTCAAAAGCAAAGTCTCTTCGTTTCAGctgtgaagtgcagtggcatttCGCCCTCACAGACctgggctgtgtggccttgaTCTGTGACCTGTCCTCTCTGAATCTTCCTTCTTGTGTGACATGGCATGGCAGGGTGGATTTGAAGACCCTGGGGAGTAAGAAGAATGTGCTCCCACGCCGGGTTTGCAATGTGCGGAAGGGCCAGGAAG from Pongo abelii isolate AG06213 chromosome 13, NHGRI_mPonAbe1-v2.0_pri, whole genome shotgun sequence includes these protein-coding regions:
- the FCN2 gene encoding ficolin-2 isoform X1, with translation MELDRAVGVLGSATLLLTFLGMAWALQAADTCPEVKMVGLEGSDKLTILRGCPGLPGAPGPKGEAGTNGKRGERGPPGPPGKAGPPGSNGAPGEPQPCLTGPRTCKDLLDRGHFLSGWHTIYLPDCQPLTVLCDMDTDGGGWTVFQRRVDGSVDFYRDWAAYKQGFGSRLGEFWLGNDNIHTLTARGTSELRVDLVDFEDNHQFAKYRSFKVADEAEKYSLVLGAFLEGSAGDSLTSHNNQSFSTKDQDNDRNTGNCAVMYQGAWWYKNCHVSNLNGRYLRGTHGSFANGINWKSGKGYNYSYKVSEMKVRPA
- the FCN2 gene encoding ficolin-2 isoform X2, encoding MELDRAVGVLGSATLLLTFLGMAWALQAADTCPGERGPPGPPGKAGPPGSNGAPGEPQPCLTGPRTCKDLLDRGHFLSGWHTIYLPDCQPLTVLCDMDTDGGGWTVFQRRVDGSVDFYRDWAAYKQGFGSRLGEFWLGNDNIHTLTARGTSELRVDLVDFEDNHQFAKYRSFKVADEAEKYSLVLGAFLEGSAGDSLTSHNNQSFSTKDQDNDRNTGNCAVMYQGAWWYKNCHVSNLNGRYLRGTHGSFANGINWKSGKGYNYSYKVSEMKVRPA